CCCCCCCGGCTCGCCTCTTCGCTCCGCGTGAAAAATCCCCGGGAATATCCCCGGCGCCCTTCCACACATCCCACGCCAGCTCCCCGCGAGGGCCCACCTGTCGGTGAAGCGGCGCAGCCGTCACAACCCCGCGAAACCACGTTTCCTGTCTCCTTGCTACACGTCCCGGCAGGCAGGGGTTGCCGCGGTCGGAGGGAATGAACAGCGAGCGGCTCCGGATTGGCGGCCGTCCTCGCGAGCGCCCCCCGCGCCGCGACCCACACCAGGAGTCCGCCAGGATGCGCCATCGTTCGCCGTGGTTCACGGCCCTATGCTCCGCTGCCTTGCTGTCCTTCGTGGCCTGCAACGGCAAGGTCGAGTTCAACCAGGAGAATGGCTCACCTCCCGGCTCCAGCGAGACGCCCTCCGTCCCGGGTACCCCGCCCGGGGAGCCGAACTCGCCCGGAACGCCCGAGCCTCCGCCCGTCATCGTCGAAATCCCCGGGGATCCGCCTCCTCATCCGGACCCCGAGCCAGAGCCGTCCCCCGAGCCGCAGCCCCCGCCCGACCCGACGCCCGAGCCCCAACCGGAACCCGAGCCGCCGCCCCGCTATTCGCGCATCCTCTGGGTGGCGCCCAACGGCAGTGACGGCGCGTCCGCCACGGAGACGGCGCCGCTGCGCACGGTGTCGCGCGCGCTGGAGCTGGTGCGTCCGGGCGAGGCCGTCTACCTGAAGACCGGCACCTATTCGGAGCGCCTCAAGCTCGAGGAGAAGGGCGGCTCGTCCTCCGCCCTGCTCACGCTCCGGGCCGCGCCGGACGCCAAGCCGGTGCTCAAGCCGTCCGGCAGCGGCTCCGCCATGGTGGATGTGCGCGGCGCGTATTGGAGCATCGAGGGGCTCACCATCGACGCGGCGGGCAGCGCCTCCTTCGCGGTGCTCTTCCGCGGCGTGGGCTCGCACCACGGCGTGCTGCGCGGCTCCACGTTGAAGAACGGCACCGCCGGCGCGGGCGTCAACGTGTGCGAGCGGGCCAGCGACATCCTCATCGAGCAGAACGCCATCTCGAACTTCAACCGCAACGGGGATGACAGCCACGGCGTCATCGTCCAGACGACGGCGCGCAACGTGGTGGTGCGGGGCAACGACATCCACCACAACTCCGGCGACGGCGTGCAGTGCATCGGTCCGGAAGGCGGCGCCACCATCTCCGGCACGCCCTTCGACAACCTCCTGGTGGAGGACAACGAGCTGCACGAGAACCGCGAGAATGGCGTCGACGTGAAGACGTGCACCCGCGTCACGCTGCGCGGCAACATCATCTGGGGACACAAGACGTCGTCCACCTCGCGCGGCGAGGGCGTGGTGGTGCATCTGTCCGCCAAGGACGTCACGCTGGAGGACAACGTCTTCTACAACAACGGCCGCGCCATCAGCATTGGCGGGGTGCGGCAGGGCGCGCCGCCCACCAACATCGTCATCCGCCGCAACCTCGTGCGGGACGGGCTGGGCGGCGGCGAGGAGGGCAGCGGCATCCGCGTGGACACGACGTCCAACGTGAAGGTCCACCACAACACCGTCTGGAACATGCCCGGGCCCTGCCTGACGTTCGGCCATGGCGACACCGGCGCCAGCGCCAGCCTGGATGTGCGCAACAACGTCTTCTCCGGCTGCGGCGTGGCGGTGCGTGGCGGCGCCGGGCGCTCGGGGGCGGTGGTGGACGCGAACCTCTACTTCCGGAGCGCGGGCGCGGCGGTGTTCCGCCTCAATGGCGTGGACATGGGCTTCTCGCAGTGGCGCTCACAGAGCGGGTTCGACGGCCGCTCCCAGGAGAAGGCCCCCGGCTTCCTCAACATCGACACCGGGGATTTCCGCCTGGGGTCGGGCTCACCCGCACTCAACGCGGGGCTGTCGCTGGGGCTGAGCTGGTGCGGGCCCGGGCCGGACCAGGGCGCTTTCGAGTCAGACTGCACCTGAGCCGCCGAGGCGTGTAGAGTGGGGTCTCCTTCTGCCCTGGACCCCACTCTCCACGTGCCGTCCTCGTTGGAATTCGTATCGGGCATCACCTTGGTGCCACCGGACTCTCCCGCGCGCGAGCTGCTGAGCGCGGCCGCCGCGCGTGCGGGCCTTCGGGTCGTGTCCGGCGTCGAAGAGGCCTCGCTGGCGCTGGTGGACCTCACCGCGCCAGGCGGGCTCGCCGCGGGTCAGGCCCTGCTCGCCGCCCGGTCCTCCGCGCCGCCCTCGCTGGTGGTGCTGGCGGGGCAGGGCGAGGACTCCTTCGCCACCGCGCAGTCCCTCAAGCCCGCGGACGTGCTCACGGCCCCGGTGCCGCTGCACGAGCTGGCCTGGCGGCTCCAGTGCGCCGCCGAGCGCCACGTGGAGCGCGAGGAGCAGGCGCGCAGCCAGGAGGACCTGGCGCTCCTGCTGGAGCTGACGGCGGACTACGCCGAGTCGTCGGACGTGGCGGCGCTGCTGCACGGCGTCACCCGGCGGCTGGCGGAGAAGCTGGACATCGCGCGCGCCACGCTGGTGATGCTCGGGCGCAGCGCGGACGAAGGCCTCATCGTCGCCACCAGCGATGACCCGACGTTGAAGAACCTGCGCATCGACCTGTCCCGCTACCCGGAGATTCGCGAGGTGATGCGAACGGGCAATCCGGTGGTGATGCAGGAGGCCGCCACGCACCCGCTCCTGGGCGACGTGGAGCGCCGCGCGGTGGCGGCCCGGGGCATCCACGCCATCGCCGCGTTGCCGCTGCCCATCCGCGGGCAGGTGCGCGGCGTGCTGCTGCTGCGCGCCACCGGGCGGCGGCGCACCTTCTCGCCCCGGGAAATCGACTTCCTCACCACCGTGGCGCACGCCACCGCCGTGGCGCTGCGCAGCGCCTCCGTGCTGGAGTTTGTGCGCGGCCAGACGGAGGCGGAGAAGACGGCCCGGCTGGCGGCGGAGGAGCAGGCGGCGTCCTTCAAGCCGTACCAGCTCTTCTTCGCGCACGTCAGCGAGGGCGTGGCCATCCTCGACGACAAGGCCTGCGTGCTGTCGCTCAACCCGTCCGGCGCGGCGATGTTGGACGTGCAGGCGCTGGAGGCGCGGGGCCGCCACCTGCACCAGGTCACCCAGCCGGTGGATGAGAACGTGCTGATGGAGCTGGTGACCACCGCGTCGCGGGGCGAGGCCCGCTCGGGCACGGACGTGGAGGTGTGCACGGGCTCGGGCCGGCGGCTGACGCTGTCCATGTCCGCGGCGCCGCTGCGCGACGAGGAGGCGGCCACCATCCTCTCCTTCCGCGACGTCACGGACGCGCGGAGGCTGGAGGACGAGCTGCTCCAGACGAAGGACTTCCTGGAGCGGCTCATCGACTCGTCGGTGGACGCCATCATCGCGGCCGACCTGAAGGGGCGCATCATCCTCTTCAACAAGGGCGCGGAGGCGCTGTGTGGCTACACCGCGCAGGAGGCCCTGGGCGGGCTCGCCGTCCACCAGCTCTACCCGCCGGGCGTGGCGAAGCGGGTGATGGCCATGATTCGTGCCCCCGAGCACGGCGGCAAGGGCCGCTTGTCGCTCATCCGCGAGGAGCTGGTGCACCGCTCCGGAGAGCGGGTGCCGGTGAACATGACGGCCTCCATCGTCTACGAGGGCGGCCGCGAGGTGTTCAGCGTGGGCATCTTCACGGACATGCGCGCGCGCATGCAGTTGGAGCGCAAGCTGTCCGACGTGGAGACGCGGCTGGAGGAGAGCGAGAAGAGCGCCGTCATCGTCGCGCTCGCCGGCACCGCGGCGCACGAGCTGAACCAGCCGCTCACCTCGGTGATGGGCTACGCCGAGCTGCTGAAGCGGAAGCTGAAGGAAGACGACTTCGCCTGGAAGCCGGTGGACATCATCTACCGCGAGGCGGAGCGCATGGCGGAGATCGTCCGGAAGATTGGGAAGATCACCCGCTACGAGACGAAGTCGTACATGGGGGAACAACAGATTCTCGACCTGGACAAGGCCACCTCCCATGAAGACTGAGACGCGCGCCGTGCGAATCGCCGGCGGTCCGGACGCCGACAGCTTCCAGGTCCTCTTCGAGGCGCTCGACGCCCCCGCGGCCCTGTGCGACCCGTCCCTGCGGCTGGTGGCCGTCAACGACGCCTTCCGCCGCTTCTGCGTGGAGCAGCGCGCCTCCGTGGAGGAGGTGTCGCGCACGCTCGCGGGCGCCAGCGTGCCGGCGGACGGTGCGAGCTGTGACGTG
This genomic window from Myxococcus hansupus contains:
- a CDS encoding right-handed parallel beta-helix repeat-containing protein — protein: MRHRSPWFTALCSAALLSFVACNGKVEFNQENGSPPGSSETPSVPGTPPGEPNSPGTPEPPPVIVEIPGDPPPHPDPEPEPSPEPQPPPDPTPEPQPEPEPPPRYSRILWVAPNGSDGASATETAPLRTVSRALELVRPGEAVYLKTGTYSERLKLEEKGGSSSALLTLRAAPDAKPVLKPSGSGSAMVDVRGAYWSIEGLTIDAAGSASFAVLFRGVGSHHGVLRGSTLKNGTAGAGVNVCERASDILIEQNAISNFNRNGDDSHGVIVQTTARNVVVRGNDIHHNSGDGVQCIGPEGGATISGTPFDNLLVEDNELHENRENGVDVKTCTRVTLRGNIIWGHKTSSTSRGEGVVVHLSAKDVTLEDNVFYNNGRAISIGGVRQGAPPTNIVIRRNLVRDGLGGGEEGSGIRVDTTSNVKVHHNTVWNMPGPCLTFGHGDTGASASLDVRNNVFSGCGVAVRGGAGRSGAVVDANLYFRSAGAAVFRLNGVDMGFSQWRSQSGFDGRSQEKAPGFLNIDTGDFRLGSGSPALNAGLSLGLSWCGPGPDQGAFESDCT
- a CDS encoding GAF domain-containing sensor histidine kinase encodes the protein MPSSLEFVSGITLVPPDSPARELLSAAAARAGLRVVSGVEEASLALVDLTAPGGLAAGQALLAARSSAPPSLVVLAGQGEDSFATAQSLKPADVLTAPVPLHELAWRLQCAAERHVEREEQARSQEDLALLLELTADYAESSDVAALLHGVTRRLAEKLDIARATLVMLGRSADEGLIVATSDDPTLKNLRIDLSRYPEIREVMRTGNPVVMQEAATHPLLGDVERRAVAARGIHAIAALPLPIRGQVRGVLLLRATGRRRTFSPREIDFLTTVAHATAVALRSASVLEFVRGQTEAEKTARLAAEEQAASFKPYQLFFAHVSEGVAILDDKACVLSLNPSGAAMLDVQALEARGRHLHQVTQPVDENVLMELVTTASRGEARSGTDVEVCTGSGRRLTLSMSAAPLRDEEAATILSFRDVTDARRLEDELLQTKDFLERLIDSSVDAIIAADLKGRIILFNKGAEALCGYTAQEALGGLAVHQLYPPGVAKRVMAMIRAPEHGGKGRLSLIREELVHRSGERVPVNMTASIVYEGGREVFSVGIFTDMRARMQLERKLSDVETRLEESEKSAVIVALAGTAAHELNQPLTSVMGYAELLKRKLKEDDFAWKPVDIIYREAERMAEIVRKIGKITRYETKSYMGEQQILDLDKATSHED